In Brevibacterium zhoupengii, the following are encoded in one genomic region:
- the nadB gene encoding L-aspartate oxidase, which yields MSHVLIIGSGIAGLTTALRLAGRHDVTVVTKEGLGDSNTALAQGGIAGVLAADDTVEAHVADTMDAGAGLSDLGAVKVLCSEGPERILELAAAGVAFDRDEAGDWSRGLEGAHSTPRILHAGGDATGKAIIEALTNALRAAAAAGRVRLLEHTMLLDLVTVHTGPSEATGPAGSVVPTGSAGPAGSQVRRTTRCTGVSLLRNGVHEFLAADAVVLATGGAGQLYAHTTNPEGATGDGLAAAIRAGAAVSDMEFYQFHPTALAGSGFLISEAVRGAGALLLDANGHRFMPDIDRRGELAPRDVVALAIHRRMAAQDGRPCYLDARSVPEVVTHFPSIARGLAAHGFDLSADLIPVTPAAHYFMGGITTDLDGRTNIAGLFAVGEVACTGVHGANRLASNSLLEGSVFGARATEAIATEFETRTGPVTGSIRASHSATALSTKLGSPSNRISREELQELAWTYLGVEREGHALRTVLDRLGEGGPFVAVAGPTELREGFETANLALIARFIAAQALSRQESRGAHTRTDFPAPSILSTRRPESVDLMSTSSLLQEAASC from the coding sequence ATGAGTCACGTACTCATCATCGGCTCCGGCATCGCGGGACTGACCACCGCCCTGCGCCTGGCTGGTAGGCATGACGTCACCGTGGTGACGAAGGAGGGTCTGGGCGATTCGAATACTGCCCTGGCGCAGGGTGGGATCGCCGGAGTCCTCGCGGCCGATGACACCGTCGAAGCCCACGTCGCCGACACCATGGATGCCGGTGCCGGACTCAGTGACCTCGGCGCGGTCAAGGTCCTCTGCTCCGAGGGACCGGAGAGAATTCTCGAGCTTGCGGCCGCGGGTGTCGCCTTCGACCGCGACGAGGCAGGTGACTGGTCGCGTGGACTGGAGGGCGCGCATTCGACTCCGCGCATCCTCCATGCCGGAGGTGACGCCACCGGCAAGGCGATCATCGAGGCGCTGACGAATGCACTTCGTGCCGCAGCGGCCGCCGGCAGAGTCCGATTGCTCGAGCACACAATGCTTCTCGACCTGGTCACCGTGCATACGGGGCCTTCGGAGGCTACAGGTCCCGCAGGTTCTGTGGTTCCTACGGGTTCTGCAGGGCCGGCGGGGTCTCAAGTCAGACGCACCACCAGGTGCACCGGAGTGTCGCTGCTGCGCAACGGAGTCCACGAGTTCCTCGCGGCCGATGCAGTGGTCCTGGCGACAGGTGGGGCGGGTCAGCTCTACGCCCACACGACGAATCCAGAAGGCGCAACCGGCGATGGACTGGCCGCCGCGATCCGGGCAGGCGCCGCCGTATCCGACATGGAGTTCTACCAATTCCATCCCACCGCGTTGGCCGGATCCGGCTTCCTCATCTCCGAGGCCGTCCGTGGCGCCGGAGCTCTCCTCCTCGACGCGAACGGTCACCGTTTCATGCCCGATATTGATCGCCGAGGTGAGCTGGCGCCCCGTGATGTCGTGGCCCTAGCGATCCACCGGAGAATGGCAGCCCAGGATGGCCGCCCGTGCTACCTCGACGCCCGATCTGTTCCCGAGGTTGTCACTCACTTTCCCAGCATCGCTCGCGGCCTGGCTGCGCACGGCTTCGATCTGTCCGCTGATCTCATCCCGGTCACGCCGGCTGCCCACTACTTCATGGGCGGAATCACCACTGACCTGGACGGACGCACCAACATCGCAGGACTCTTCGCCGTCGGTGAGGTCGCCTGCACCGGTGTGCACGGAGCCAACCGTCTGGCATCAAACTCTCTGCTCGAAGGATCCGTCTTCGGAGCCCGCGCGACCGAGGCGATTGCAACGGAGTTCGAAACGCGAACGGGGCCGGTAACGGGATCGATCCGTGCATCGCATTCGGCGACGGCGTTGTCGACGAAACTCGGTTCGCCCTCCAACCGGATCTCCCGTGAGGAACTCCAAGAACTCGCGTGGACCTACCTCGGCGTGGAACGAGAGGGACACGCACTGCGCACCGTGCTCGACCGCCTCGGCGAGGGCGGGCCGTTCGTCGCTGTTGCCGGACCTACCGAACTCCGCGAAGGATTCGAGACCGCGAACCTTGCGCTCATTGCTCGATTCATCGCGGCTCAGGCCCTATCAAGGCAGGAGAGTCGAGGTGCCCACACCCGCACCGACTTTCCCGCGCCCAGCATCCTGTCGACGCGACGACCCGAATCCGTCGACCTCATGTCCACCTCTTCCCTGCTTCAGGAGGCTGCCTCATGCTGA
- the nadC gene encoding carboxylating nicotinate-nucleotide diphosphorylase, whose protein sequence is MLSATTIDSALRLALDEDAPWGDITGETFIPATASATAKLSAREGGVLAGIDVFARAFTLVDPSVDVDLTSADGDAFAAGDTMATVSGSARAVLRAERIALNFCQRMSGIATQTRAFVDAASSNSADANTDGRGVRIVDTRKTTPGLRAFEKHAVRCGGGHNHRFGLSDAVMVKDNHLAVLAGEGADVAAAIRSARDRLSHTTTIEVEVDRLEQIQAVLDGGADIIMLDNFSLADLRAGVELIAGRAIVEASGNVSLDTVADIAATGVDVISSGALTHSVRAIDLGLDLDLTAEVGGVESDSNVGLS, encoded by the coding sequence ATGCTGAGCGCCACGACCATCGACTCCGCTCTCCGTCTCGCCCTCGACGAGGACGCACCGTGGGGCGACATCACCGGTGAGACGTTCATCCCGGCCACCGCCTCGGCGACGGCGAAGCTGAGCGCACGCGAGGGCGGAGTCCTTGCTGGAATCGATGTGTTCGCTCGCGCCTTCACCCTTGTCGACCCGAGCGTCGATGTGGATCTGACCAGCGCCGATGGCGATGCCTTCGCAGCTGGTGACACAATGGCGACAGTGTCCGGCTCTGCCCGAGCAGTCCTGCGAGCCGAGCGGATCGCACTGAACTTCTGCCAACGGATGAGCGGAATCGCGACTCAGACCAGAGCCTTCGTCGATGCAGCGTCGTCGAATTCCGCAGACGCGAACACAGACGGTCGTGGTGTGCGCATCGTCGACACCCGGAAGACAACTCCTGGGCTGCGGGCGTTCGAGAAGCATGCGGTGCGCTGTGGGGGCGGACACAACCACCGGTTCGGACTCTCCGACGCGGTCATGGTCAAGGACAATCACCTGGCCGTCCTCGCAGGTGAGGGAGCAGATGTAGCGGCCGCGATCCGCTCGGCTCGGGACCGACTGTCGCATACGACGACGATTGAGGTTGAGGTCGATCGCCTCGAGCAGATCCAGGCGGTGCTCGACGGTGGCGCCGACATCATCATGCTCGACAACTTCTCCCTGGCAGATCTGCGTGCCGGCGTGGAGCTCATCGCCGGACGAGCGATCGTCGAAGCCAGCGGAAATGTCTCCCTAGACACCGTCGCAGACATCGCTGCCACCGGAGTCGACGTCATTTCCTCCGGGGCACTGACTCACAGCGTCCGCGCAATCGACCTGGGACTCGACCTGGACCTGACAGCCGAGGTCGGCGGAGTGGAGTCCGACAGCAATGTGGGGCTGAGCTGA
- a CDS encoding cysteine desulfurase family protein has translation MELEQEPEAKAPLYLDTASAAPVRREALEAAWPYLTGAFGNPSSHHEVGRTSADALKDARRRVAKVLGMRSTDIIFTSGGTESDNLAIIGIALGALADGDADPGAGPDGRPPRRHIVTSALEHEAVLAATDFLARRHGFEITVVPVGPDGTIAVETLRSALREDTLLVTLGYANNEIGTVADIAALAKVAHDAGALFHTDAVQAAGWLPLSGLGVDAMSLAGHKVGAPKGIGVAAVRARIPLEPLIHGGGQESGRRSGTENVALAVAFATALELAEVERVETADRVQAVRDDFIAEVLVTVAGAFLTGSECSRTPNHASFCFSGTSGEAVLLELERLGVTASSGSACAVGSDEPSHVLTALGIADDVAKTSVRFTFPADVTAEEGRRAANSVSAAVQNLALSYT, from the coding sequence ATGGAACTCGAACAGGAGCCAGAGGCGAAGGCACCGCTCTACCTCGACACCGCCTCGGCGGCACCCGTGCGCAGAGAGGCACTCGAGGCAGCTTGGCCATATCTGACCGGTGCGTTCGGCAACCCGTCGAGCCATCATGAGGTCGGACGCACCTCGGCAGACGCGCTCAAGGACGCGCGTCGACGAGTGGCGAAGGTGCTCGGCATGCGCAGCACCGACATCATCTTCACCAGCGGCGGCACCGAATCTGACAATCTTGCGATCATCGGTATCGCACTCGGGGCTCTAGCCGATGGCGATGCTGACCCCGGTGCAGGACCGGACGGTCGGCCACCTCGGCGACATATCGTGACCTCTGCTCTGGAACATGAGGCGGTGCTTGCCGCGACGGATTTCCTGGCTCGTCGGCACGGCTTCGAGATCACAGTGGTGCCCGTCGGACCCGATGGCACGATCGCGGTTGAGACACTCCGTTCGGCACTGCGTGAGGACACGCTCCTGGTCACCCTGGGGTATGCGAACAATGAGATCGGCACGGTCGCCGATATCGCGGCCCTAGCCAAAGTTGCTCACGATGCCGGTGCGCTCTTCCACACCGATGCTGTGCAGGCTGCGGGTTGGCTCCCGCTGAGCGGACTCGGCGTCGATGCCATGAGCTTGGCCGGGCACAAGGTCGGTGCGCCGAAAGGAATCGGAGTCGCTGCAGTTCGCGCACGGATTCCTCTTGAACCGCTTATCCACGGTGGCGGTCAAGAGTCTGGGCGTCGGTCGGGGACGGAGAACGTTGCCCTCGCCGTCGCCTTTGCCACCGCGTTGGAACTCGCCGAGGTGGAGCGAGTTGAGACCGCTGACCGTGTCCAGGCTGTACGGGATGATTTCATCGCCGAGGTGCTGGTTACGGTTGCCGGAGCGTTCCTCACAGGCAGTGAGTGCTCGCGCACTCCGAATCATGCTTCGTTCTGTTTCTCAGGCACCAGTGGTGAGGCCGTACTGCTCGAACTTGAACGCCTGGGCGTCACTGCCTCGAGTGGTTCCGCCTGCGCGGTGGGCTCAGATGAGCCGTCGCATGTGCTCACCGCGCTAGGTATTGCTGATGATGTCGCGAAGACGAGTGTGCGCTTTACTTTCCCAGCAGACGTCACCGCCGAGGAGGGGCGTCGGGCAGCTAATTCCGTATCTGCGGCGGTGCAGAATTTGGCTCTCAGCTACACCTGA